DNA from Geobacter sulfurreducens PCA:
GATGAACTGCTTCGCCGAACTTCTGCCGGAAAAGGCGCTGCGCCAGCCCATGGGCATGATCAACCGAGATCTGACCGCCAACGTGGGCTCGTTCACGGCCAGGACCATGGAGACGGTAACCGAGCGACTCAGAAGTCTCAGGCTCCAGATCCTCCACCGGCCCGAAGCCCGCGACGCGACGCCGGCTCTCGCCTTTTTCCCCGAGGAATTCGCAGGGCTCCGCGAAGGGCTCACCGCGTTCATGGAAGGGACGTTCCGCGAAAACCCCTATCAGGAAACCCCGTTGCTGCGAGGGGTGTTCTTCGCCAGCGGCCGTCAGGCCGGCAGCCCCCGTTCCCGGTTCAGCGGGACACTGGGCACCGTTGCCGGGCCCCAACCGCTCCCCGACACCAGCCGTGGCATCTTCCTCCACGACTTCTTTGCCCGGGTCCTTCCCGCCGACCGGGCACTCCTGACCCCGACACAACGGTCTGTCCAGTGGCGCACCGTCACCGGCAACCTCGGGCTCCTCTCCTGGCTGCTGGTGGGGCTGGCCCTGTGTGGCCTCTTGTCGTTTTCCTTCGTGAAGAACATGGCCACCATTCGCGAGGTATCGCGCCAATTCGAACGGACGCCGCCCATCAATGCTGATCCGGTGAATAATCTCCTGGTCCTGGAGAGCCTTCGCCAGGGGATTCTGCGCGTGGAAGAGCAGAATCGCGCCTGGTGGGTGCCCCGGTTCGGCCTTAATGAAAGCCGGCGGGTTGAAGCTGTTCTCAAGGACAAGTTCTGCAACCAGTTCCGGGATGGCTTTCTCGCCCCCTATGACCGTCACCTGGCCGAAGAGCTGAACGGTCTCTCCGCGGCCACGCCGGACGAACTCTTTGCCCGGTACGCCATCCACCTGACGCGACGGATCAACATCCTTACCGCCAGCCGGGCAGGCAGGGGGCTCGATGAACTGCGCGCCCTCCCTCAGCCGGCGTCCCTGTCGTTCATGGCCGCTGAGACGCCGTCGGTCGCCGACGCGCACAAGCGGTTCGGAGAGCTCTATCTCCACTATCTTGCATGGCGATCCGACTCTCCCGACTTGGCCCGCGAGGCGGCCCAGCTCCAGGGCTGGCTCAGGCGGTCCCTCGCGCTCAAAACCGACAGCCTTTCCTGGCTCGCCCCCTGGGTTGACCGTCATGGGGGGCTATCACCCGTAACCCTGGCGGAGTTCTGGGGAGGAAGCGTGCCGGCCCCGGATGAGCCGACGATCACCCCGTCCTTCACCGGCAAGGGTAAAGACCGGATTGACGGGCTCATGCGCGAACTGGAGACCGCGGTGGGCGACTCACGACTTCTGGCGAAGGCACGGGCAGGGTTCGTCCCCTGGTACCGGGCCCTGTGCCTGCAGGCGTGGCAGGGATTCGCAGCCTCATTCCCCCGCGGCGCCGAGAGGCTTCGGGGCAGCGGCGAGTGGCAGCAGGCCGCTACCCGGATGGCGACCGAGCACGGTCCGTACTTCGCGTTCATCACCCGGATGACCCAGGAGTTGCACACCCTGGCGGGCACGGAGGGACTCCCTCCCTTTGCAGCACAGCTCTTCGCATTCCAGATTGCGCGAACCGGGGGAGCCGTCTCGCACGATGCAGCAGCCAACGTCACCGCCGAAAGCCGTCGCCTCATGGCCTCCATCCGCAGGAGGCTGGGAAACGAGGCTGCGGCCAGCACCATCGATCCGACCTTCATGGCATCGCGCAGCTGGCAGGAATACCAGGCAGCCCTGGCGGCCATCGCTCCAGCCGCATCATCGCGGCAGCAGGCCTTCCAACTGGCATCCCAGACCTTCACCGATGATCCCGCCACGGGGAAAACCCCATTCCATGCAGCCTGGAATGCGGCCGCACGGCTGAAGCGGGATATCGCCGGCGCCGGTGCCGACGACGCCTTCTGGCGCCTCGTCACCGGTCCCCTCGATTTTCTCTGGGGATATGTCAGGCGCGAAGCCGGTTGCCAGCTCCAGACCCTCTGGGAGGAGCAGGTCCTCGCCCCCACCCTGGGCATGCCCCCCCAACAGGCGGGGCCAATGCTGCTGGGCGCCGATGGCCTTGCCTGGCGCTTCGTGAAGGGCCCGGCCGCCCCCTTTGTCCGGGGCACGGCAGCGGGGTACGCCCCCCGGCAGGCACTGGGCGGAGCGCTGCCGCTGGAGGGATCCCTCTTCGCCTTTTTGGGCAAAGGGGCACAGCTCAATGCCATGGCATCCGGCCGGCAGTCGAACTATACCGTAGCAATCAAGGGACTTCCCACCGATGCGAACCCCGAGGCCCGGATCAAGCCGCACGGCACGCGATTGGAGCTCCAGTGCGCCGGGCAAGCCCAGGCTCTCGCGAACCACAACTTTCCTGCCGGCAAGACCTTTTACTGGTCGCCCGACAGCTGCGGCGACGTGATCTTCCAGATTGAGGCGGGCGACCAGGTACTCACAAAGCGATATGCTGGACCCCAGGCATTCCCGGACTTTCTACGCGAGTTCGCCAGCGGGCATCGCACGTTTGCGGCCGGAGAGTTTCCCGGCGAGAAAGATGCGCTGGCTCGCATGGGGATCACCTCAATCCGGGTAAGCTACCAGTTCACCGGCAGTCAGCAGGTGATCAGGCAGGGCGGCGCCATGGCCGGAGCCACGGCTCCACGGATGATCGCCCGGTGCTGGTAGGGCCACACTCTCTGTGGCTGTATCGCAGGAACAAGGAGCGGAACTGATGCCCTCCGTTGATCCGTGCTGGCGCTGGTCTGCCTTCGGCAAACATCCTGCCGCAGCTGACTATTTTCGGCTCGGTGAGGATTCTCCCTTTGTCGAAGGATTGGCCGCATGGGTGGAGAACGGGTACCGGCATCTCATCAGTCGGCACGAAGCGACAATGCCGTTCTGCTCCTGGCGCTTCTGGGCCCGCGGGTTCGGCCGGGATTCCCTTGTCCTTGGAGTGGTCCGGCTCTCCAGCGACAGCCTCGGCCGCTCCTATCCGCTGCTCATCATGGGAAGCGGCCCCCTTGAGGGATGGGAAGAGCAGTGGGACCTGCTCCCTTTTGCTTGTGAACCGTCATGGTGCCAGATCGAGTACTTGGCGACGCATTCCTTTGATGGTCTGAAGCACGTGGGTGAAGAACTCCGAAGGGTTCGCCCCCCCGGGTCGGACTGGGACGAGCTGGCGGAACGGCGCCGCGGCCTGAACCGGCTCGGTTCCCCCCTTGATCCCTATGCATCCTTCCTGGACATCCCCAGTCTCGAACGACTGGTCGCCGAACATTCCGGCCGGGAAGAGTTTTCCGTCAGACTCGACCGGGGGCCGGTGCATGACAAAATCACCCTGGTAAGCCTTTGGCACCTCCTGACCAAGAGGACCGTCAAAGGAGTCCCCCACACCCTTTTCATGGGCGGCAACCTGGAACACTCCTTTCTCGCCTCCTTCCGGCGGGCCCTGGCCCCGGGGGATTTTCTCCACCTCTGGTCCGCGCCGGAGGCAGGAGGATGGCACGACAGCATCGGAACGGGGCACGCCTTGGACATTGCATCTATCGGAAAAGAACCGGTGTGCCCCGAACGGCCGGCCGGCGAGGATATTCGCTACGATCCCCTCTTCGACGCGCTCCAGGCGGAGGTTGACAAGCTCACCTCCCCCGCCGTGGCCGGTGCCGTCGACTGGGAACGGGTGGTACATATGGCAGCCGACATCCTCGCCACCCGGTCCAAAGACCTCCTTGTGGCGAGCTACCTGGCAGTGGGACTCGTCCAGACCCGCGGGGGTGACGGCCTCGCTCTGGGGCTCACTGTCTGGCGCGATCTCCTGGAACGGTTCTGGTGCACCCTCTACCCCACCCGCACACGGGGGCGCCAACGATCGGTGGAGTGGTGGCTGGATCGGACCGTGATCGCCCTGCATCATCAGGGAAACTGGTCCCTTCCCCCTGAGCAACACGGCATTGTGCTGGAAACCCTTGGCGCCATAGACCGCTTTCTGGGAGAGCGCCTGGAGGATGCCCCCTCCCTTACGAAACTGAGGCAACTACTGGCGGACATGGCGCCGGAAGGCGGAGAAGAAACGGCCCCCGAAGCCGTGGTTGCTACGCCGGCTCAAGCCGAGGCTCCCGCCACTGGCCTATTCGCTCCGCCCCGTCAAACCGCCGCCCCCGCCGTGGAGCCCCCCTGTCAGGCGATTGCCACTGGCTCCTCCCTTCAGATGCTGGAGGAAGCGCTTCGCCAGGTGGGGGAGGCGGCCGGCGCCCTCATCCAGCAGGATCCCGCGGCCCCCGTATCCTATCGGCTCTCCCGCCTTGCCGCCTGGGGGAAGGTAACCGAGCTCCCGCCGTCGATAAACGGACGTACCCGAATCCCTCCTCCCGAGCGGCAGGTGCTGACCCTTCTCCAGGAACTGGCCAGCCACGGAGACGGCGAGGCGCTCCTGAAGGCGGCTGAGGCGCGGCTTCCCCAGTTCATCTTCTGGCTCGATCTGAGCCGGCTCACCGCCAAGGCTCTCTGCCGCCTCGGCGACCGCTTTGCCGCCGCCCGCGAAGCGGTCTGCGCGGAGACGGCCGCCTTTGTGGGTCGGCTTCCGGCCCTTCCTGACCTGACCTTTGCCGACGGCACTCCCTTTGCCGCCCCGGAAACCCGCCAGTGGCTCACGGGGCTCGCACAGCGCGGGGCATCCGTTGCAGACTGCCCTGCGGTGGGTCATAACGACGGCCGCGCCGCGGCCATTGCCCGGGAGGTGGAAGAGGCCCAGGCTCTCATTCGGGACGGCAAACTCCTGGAGGCGGTGGAGCGGTTCCAGAAACAACTCGGCAACGGCGCCTCCCGCAAGGAGAGGCTCCACTGGCGTCTCGCCCTGGCCCAACTCCTTGTGAACACCAATCGGGCCAAGCTGGCGCTCCCCCATCTAGAGCAGGTCGTGGCGGACATCGAGGCCTTCGGCCTCGAAGAGTACGACCCGGCCCTGGCCCTGCGGGGGCTGAAGCTCGCCTGGGCCGGCTTCGATTCCCAGATCGAGCCCCGCTTCAAGGAAAAGGCCGCCGATGCCCTCCACCGGATCGCCCGCCTCGATCCGGTGGAGATGGTGCGACTGACGAAGGGGTAGATAACGATGGAACAGGATTGCGAATCGATTGCTTGCGGAAAAGGCTCCAAAACCAGGGCCCAAAAATCCGGAACCGGCGGGCGGATCGCCGTGACCGGTTTCGGCCTCGTGACCCCCATGGGAGTTACGTCCTGGCGCTCCGTGTCAGCCGTGATCCGCAACCGCAGCCACTTCGCCTGGCACGAAACGGTTCTGGTGGCCGACGCCCCCGACGGCACCGCCCTGCGTGGTGCGACGATCAGCCGGGTTTCGGGGGAAGGCGTGCGGTTCGGCCTGACCGGGAGCGAGCGAAGTCTGGCGCTCTTGGCACCGGCGCTCCGGGAGGCCACCAGCGGCCTTTCACCCTCCCCTGGCGACGCGGTGCCGGCATGGATCATCAATGGGATCCCTTCGGAAGAAGTCGGGGCAATTCCCTGTCCGGCGGACATTCTTCCCCTCCTCTCTCCGATGGAGCATCTACCGGTTGGCCGGGAGGCAGGCTCCGGACGCTGCCTCTTTCTTGACCGGGTAGCCGAGGCGGCGAAGGCCCTCAGAGAGGGGAGATGTCCGCGGGCGCTCGTCGCCGCCGTCGACTCCCTCTGCTTCCTGCCGGTGCTCGAAGAACTCCTGGCGGCCGGCAGACTTCTGAGCGGGCCGAACCCCGAGGGGATCATCCCCGGAGAGGCGGCCGGAGCCATCCTCCTGGAGCGGGAAGAGTCGGCACGGAAGCGGGGCGCCCCCATCTACGCGTTCGTCTCATCACGGGGCCACGGCATTGATCCCGCTCCCCGCACCGGAGGCCGCCCTTCGCAGGGGAGGGGGCTCACCGAAGCGTTTTTTCAGGCCTTCGATGGACTTCCCACCACCGGTGGAGAGATGGGGCTGGTCGTCGCCGACCTGAACGGCGAACGGCAGCGTGCGCTGGGATGGGCCGTGACCGAAGAACGGGTTTTCGGCCCCTCACACCGGGAGCGGCAACTGTGGCTCCCCGCCTTCTCCGTCGGGGAATGCGGCGCGGCCCTCGGCGTGGTGCAGACCGTCGTCGCCGTCGCAGCTCTTGCCAAGGACCTCGCCAACGGGGAGCAGGTCGCCCTCTGTTCCTCCGATGACGGAGGAGAGACACGGGTACTCTGTCTCGATCAGGGGGACTTCGCCGATCGCCATGCCCTTAACCGGTGGCGGCGGGAGCGGCAGGCGAAAACGAACGAAAGAGTAACCTGATGGGAGCAACGCTTGTCGTCAACGGCCAGACCGTCGTCCACAAGGAAAGCGGCGGCGTAGTCACCACCACCGACGTCTGCAAGACGCCGGTGGGAAACACCGTGGTGCCGATTCCCTACACCAACGTCGCCCGGTCGGTCGATGTGGCAAACGGCAGCAGTACCGTGGCCGTGGACGGCCACCCGGTCATGCTGAAGGATTCGGTCTTCAGCCGCAGCAGCGGAGATGAGCCGGGCTCCCTCGGCGGCGTCGCCTCCGGGGTCACCGGCGGCAAGGCGAAGTTCGTCAACTTCTCGAACAACGTCTTCTTCGAAGGACGCCCGGTCTGCCGCCGTCTCGACCCCATGGTCAGCAACCTCTCCGGCACGGGGAACACCCCGCCGGCGCCTCTGATGCAGGAGAATATAGCCGTGGCGGCCGACGATCACCAGGGGCACCGGATACCGTTCACCTTCTCCTTCAGGCATCCGGACTTGAAAAGCGGCAGGGTCGAATTCCCCTCATTCACCGCCCGGCACGCCATGGAGGGAACGACCGATCCGGGGGATGACCCCGACGGCTACTGCGACGACGTCCACCTCGCCGGCGCGCCGGGGACCCACGACCTGAGGTTCGCCGACTTCGAGCGCGAACGGAAGAAACTCCCCCGCGAGGAGACCACCACATGACCATATCCGCCACCCTGCGCAGGGCGCTCCTCTTCCTGCTCATCACGCCGATCGTCACCCTGCTTGCCTGCACGAGCAGCGAAGGGACGCAGAAAAAAAGCACGCAACCCTCGACTGACAAAGGAGTACCACGGATGACCACCTACCCCATCGGAAGATTCGCCATCGATGTGCCGGCGGAGATGAAGCTGGTTCACCAGTGGCAGAGGCTCCGCTACGCGGAGATCGAGGAGTTTGCCTGGTCCGGCAGCGTTCCCCGCGAACGGGCCCGTGACGAGGCATGGAAGAAGCGCCTGACAGAGATCGGCAAACTCACTCCACCCAAAGGAAAGGAGCGGGTGATCATCGAGACTCGCGAGTTTCCCGGTGTTGGGGCGTGGGCGCGGGGAATCCTCTTCTACGGCAACAGAATGAGTCCAAAGGACGGGAATTGGCTGATTCTTATGGATGTGGGTCAAACTGCTGCATGGCTGGAATTAAAGGGGCTCGTTCAATACGAGCAGGATATGCTTCACGATCTGACCGAGATTGCGAAATCTTATCAAGCTCGTCGCTTCGGCGATCTCAAACTCCCCCCTGGCAACTGGTTCTATACCGAACGTGGTGCCATCAATCTCCCCTACCTGGAGCAGGAAACGGCCGCCGCCCGGTTCGAGGGGCACCCGCTGGGGTTGGAGATCGACATCGAGACAACGGAGACGCACAAGGTAGAAGAAGCCGGTCTCATCAAAAAGACCATGGCCGCCATGGCGACAGGATTCGCCACCGGTTTGGATATCGACAAAATCCGCTCCAGGAAAAAGACTGTTGCCGGCCTCGACGGAGAAGAAGAAGTTCTCAAAATGAACGATGGCAACAAAACCGTCTTGAACTTCGCATGGGAATACCGGGGAAGAAAGGATTCCGGAGAGTATCCGGAGATACGCATTACCATGGACAGCGCTGATGGCAAACTGGAGCAAAAGCTCCAGGTCTGGGACGCCATCCTTAACTCGCTGAAACCGATGTACGGAACCGGCAGATAACGGGGAGAACCACGGGTGAGTATTTCCTCGGAAATCAACCAGATCGACATCAAGTGGTGGGAGCTGTTCGACACCATACGGGGTCTCAGGACCGAGGTGCAGAACCGGATCGTCATCGAGCGGGAGGTGATCCCGATCATCTTCGTCCCCGGCATCATGGGAAGCCGACTGAAGTTCGCCAAGGGGAAGAAGCAAGGGACGAGAGCATGGGACCCCGACTCTTCTGGCTTCATGTTTTTGAATTACGGCAGATTCGACGTTTCCGCAAAGAAAAAGAAGGCCCTCCTCGTCGGCCCGGAGTTCGATCCCGACTACCTGGAGGTCGACACCAACAACCCGAAGCTCGACAAAAGTTTCCTGCGACGCTACCCGAGAGCCGACAAACGGGGTTGGGGCGGGGTCATGTGGGGGAGTTACGGACCGATCCTGCGGGCACTTCACGATCACCAATGGGAGGAACCGGTGGGACACTGTTTCGAGTTCCCGGTCCACGCCTTCGGCTACAACTGGACCGCCTCCAACATGGAGGCCGGCAGGAAGCTGAAGGAGTATATCGGTGCCACCATCGACCACTATGCCAAAGGATTGAGGGACGAAGCGGGGCGCCCCCTGGAACGCCTCTGCACTCGGGTTATCCTCGTGACCCACTCCATGGGAGGGCTCGTGGCCCGGTCCGCCTGCGTGCTCCACGGTGCCGCAGAAAAAGTGCTCGGGGTCGTCCACGGCGTGCAGCCGGCCACCGGCTCACCCGCCGCCTACTGGCGGATGAAAGCCGGGTTCGAACGCCCTGCCGGCGGACCCCGCAAGAGCATCTGGGATTGGTTTCTCAATCCCGTGAAGATGTTCGAGCGGCGGGCCATGGGGTATGCCTCGGCCTGGATCCTCGGTACCGACGGTGAGGAGGTGACGGCGCTCTTGGGGAACATGCCGGGGGGGCTGCAACTGCTGCCGAATAAGGATTACCGGGACAATAGCGGCAGCCGGCAGTGGCTCGCCTACCCAGGGGCCGACGGCCGTACCCTGAGCCTTCCCCGGAGCGACCCCTACGAGGATATCTACCGCGTCCGAGACAACGTACCCTGGCGGATGGTGAACCCGGACTGGCTCGATCCAGGGAATCCAACTGGCAGCTCCAAGAGCTATCGGAGCAAAACATCATGGGATCATTATGAGGAATATCTCCTTGAGGCCGAAGAATTCCACGACAACCTCGGCTCCCGGGTCCACGACGACACGGTCCAGTTCTACTCCACCACCCTCGACTCACCGGACCGGATCGTTTACACCCGCGAACCCCACGTGCATTCTACGCCCCACCAGTTCAGGAATAAGGGGGCATTCCGGGCCTATGTGGACAGTAACGACGAAATACGGGAAACCTTCGCAGGAGCAACGGCGGTGGTCGCCCTGGAACCCTTCTCCGGCACCGGCGACGGCACCGTCCCCGATTCGTCGGGCAAGGCCCTGAAGGTTCCCACGGCACGGATCGGTCGGGATTCGCCCGCCGATTTCTTTTCCATCGACCATCAGGGAATCTATGGGACGGATACAGCGAAGAAAATTGTCTTCACCACCGTCTGGAACCTGGCGATCAAGCGGATCGAGGAACAGGTGGGGGGGCCGGCCGGTGATTGAAGGCAGGCTGAACCAGTACGGTTGACAGAAGGGTAAAGCTAAATTCAACGGGATACACGCCACGGACGGCACGTTCCCATCACACACAAAAGGAGAACTACATGTCGAATGAAGCATCCGTAGCACCGAAGGAACGGGTGAACATCGTCTACCGTCCCGCCGATGGCGAAGGGCGCGAGGAAGTGGAGCTTCCCCTTAAAATCCTGGTGTTAGGGGACTTTACCGGGCAACCGGACGAGCGGCCCGTGGAGAAGCGGGACCCGGTGCCAGTGGACAAAGAAAACTTCAGCGAGGTCATGAAGGCCCAGAGAATCATGCTGAACATCGCCGTCTCCAACCGGCTTTACGATGCACCCGACGAGGAGCTGCCGGTGAAGCTGAAAATGGAATCCCTGAGAGATTTCGGCCCGGAGGCCATTGTGGAGCAGGTCCCGGAGATGAAACGCCTGTTGGAGTTGCGCGAGGCACTGCGGGCGCTGAAGGCTCCCCTCTCCAACATTCCGGACTTCCGGAGAAAAATTCAGGAACTGGTCACTGACGATGCCGCCCGCGCCAAGCTGCTGGCTGAAATAGGGATCGAAGGGTAAGGAGGAAACAATGAGCTCAGAGATGAACGGCACTGCCCCCTTTCAGGACCAGGGTGCGACTGACGTGTCGCTTTTGGAGGATATCGTCCGGGTCACTAAACTTCAACCGGCCGACGAAGCTTACTCTATCACCAGAAGAGGGGTCGCGGCCCTCATGGCCCAGCTTCTGGAGCCGGGAGCCGAAGCCCGGAAGGTATCCAAAGCAGTGCTTGATGACATGATCGCCGAAATCGACCGCAAGCTCTCCCTCCAGATGGACGAAATCCTCCACCACCCCCAGTTCCAGGCACTTGAATCATCCTGGCGTTCGCTCCACTTCCTGGTAGATCGAACCGACTTCAGGGAAAACAACCGGATCGAATTCCTGAACGCCACCAAGGAGGAACTGCTGGACGACTTCGAGGACGCGCCCGAGGTGGCCAAATCGGGCCTCTACAAGACCGTTTACTCCGCCGAGTACGGTCAGTTCGGCGGTAAGCCGTTCGGAGCGATCATCGGCAACTACGACTTCGGTCCGGGGGCCCAGGACATAAAGCTCCTCCAGAGCCTGGCTGCCGTAGCCGGGATGGCCCACGCCCCCTTCAT
Protein-coding regions in this window:
- a CDS encoding type VI secretion protein IcmF/TssM N-terminal domain-containing protein yields the protein MSERMMKSLKWLLLASVVVLTVFLVAGIVLALDWPWWVTFCLLLLLAGIAAGAILLRSLLLRRRERHFVREVIEQEKDTLSTLSDGSRTHLDQLAQQWKEGVGALRGSHLKRRGNPLYVLPWYLVIGESGSGKSTSLASARLPSPYTDSRRSADDAGTRNCDWWFFEESVVLDTAGRYAVPVNGERDRDEWQKLLALLVRHRRREPLNGLVLTVAADRLLAGGREENAEEGRTMRRRVDELMRALGVRVPVYVLVTKCDLIEGMNCFAELLPEKALRQPMGMINRDLTANVGSFTARTMETVTERLRSLRLQILHRPEARDATPALAFFPEEFAGLREGLTAFMEGTFRENPYQETPLLRGVFFASGRQAGSPRSRFSGTLGTVAGPQPLPDTSRGIFLHDFFARVLPADRALLTPTQRSVQWRTVTGNLGLLSWLLVGLALCGLLSFSFVKNMATIREVSRQFERTPPINADPVNNLLVLESLRQGILRVEEQNRAWWVPRFGLNESRRVEAVLKDKFCNQFRDGFLAPYDRHLAEELNGLSAATPDELFARYAIHLTRRINILTASRAGRGLDELRALPQPASLSFMAAETPSVADAHKRFGELYLHYLAWRSDSPDLAREAAQLQGWLRRSLALKTDSLSWLAPWVDRHGGLSPVTLAEFWGGSVPAPDEPTITPSFTGKGKDRIDGLMRELETAVGDSRLLAKARAGFVPWYRALCLQAWQGFAASFPRGAERLRGSGEWQQAATRMATEHGPYFAFITRMTQELHTLAGTEGLPPFAAQLFAFQIARTGGAVSHDAAANVTAESRRLMASIRRRLGNEAAASTIDPTFMASRSWQEYQAALAAIAPAASSRQQAFQLASQTFTDDPATGKTPFHAAWNAAARLKRDIAGAGADDAFWRLVTGPLDFLWGYVRREAGCQLQTLWEEQVLAPTLGMPPQQAGPMLLGADGLAWRFVKGPAAPFVRGTAAGYAPRQALGGALPLEGSLFAFLGKGAQLNAMASGRQSNYTVAIKGLPTDANPEARIKPHGTRLELQCAGQAQALANHNFPAGKTFYWSPDSCGDVIFQIEAGDQVLTKRYAGPQAFPDFLREFASGHRTFAAGEFPGEKDALARMGITSIRVSYQFTGSQQVIRQGGAMAGATAPRMIARCW
- a CDS encoding esterase/lipase family protein — translated: MSISSEINQIDIKWWELFDTIRGLRTEVQNRIVIEREVIPIIFVPGIMGSRLKFAKGKKQGTRAWDPDSSGFMFLNYGRFDVSAKKKKALLVGPEFDPDYLEVDTNNPKLDKSFLRRYPRADKRGWGGVMWGSYGPILRALHDHQWEEPVGHCFEFPVHAFGYNWTASNMEAGRKLKEYIGATIDHYAKGLRDEAGRPLERLCTRVILVTHSMGGLVARSACVLHGAAEKVLGVVHGVQPATGSPAAYWRMKAGFERPAGGPRKSIWDWFLNPVKMFERRAMGYASAWILGTDGEEVTALLGNMPGGLQLLPNKDYRDNSGSRQWLAYPGADGRTLSLPRSDPYEDIYRVRDNVPWRMVNPDWLDPGNPTGSSKSYRSKTSWDHYEEYLLEAEEFHDNLGSRVHDDTVQFYSTTLDSPDRIVYTREPHVHSTPHQFRNKGAFRAYVDSNDEIRETFAGATAVVALEPFSGTGDGTVPDSSGKALKVPTARIGRDSPADFFSIDHQGIYGTDTAKKIVFTTVWNLAIKRIEEQVGGPAGD
- a CDS encoding DUF4150 domain-containing protein yields the protein MGATLVVNGQTVVHKESGGVVTTTDVCKTPVGNTVVPIPYTNVARSVDVANGSSTVAVDGHPVMLKDSVFSRSSGDEPGSLGGVASGVTGGKAKFVNFSNNVFFEGRPVCRRLDPMVSNLSGTGNTPPAPLMQENIAVAADDHQGHRIPFTFSFRHPDLKSGRVEFPSFTARHAMEGTTDPGDDPDGYCDDVHLAGAPGTHDLRFADFERERKKLPREETTT
- the tssB gene encoding type VI secretion system contractile sheath small subunit; translated protein: MSNEASVAPKERVNIVYRPADGEGREEVELPLKILVLGDFTGQPDERPVEKRDPVPVDKENFSEVMKAQRIMLNIAVSNRLYDAPDEELPVKLKMESLRDFGPEAIVEQVPEMKRLLELREALRALKAPLSNIPDFRRKIQELVTDDAARAKLLAEIGIEG
- a CDS encoding T6SS immunity protein Tli4 family protein, with protein sequence MTISATLRRALLFLLITPIVTLLACTSSEGTQKKSTQPSTDKGVPRMTTYPIGRFAIDVPAEMKLVHQWQRLRYAEIEEFAWSGSVPRERARDEAWKKRLTEIGKLTPPKGKERVIIETREFPGVGAWARGILFYGNRMSPKDGNWLILMDVGQTAAWLELKGLVQYEQDMLHDLTEIAKSYQARRFGDLKLPPGNWFYTERGAINLPYLEQETAAARFEGHPLGLEIDIETTETHKVEEAGLIKKTMAAMATGFATGLDIDKIRSRKKTVAGLDGEEEVLKMNDGNKTVLNFAWEYRGRKDSGEYPEIRITMDSADGKLEQKLQVWDAILNSLKPMYGTGR
- a CDS encoding 3-oxoacyl-ACP synthase, whose product is MEQDCESIACGKGSKTRAQKSGTGGRIAVTGFGLVTPMGVTSWRSVSAVIRNRSHFAWHETVLVADAPDGTALRGATISRVSGEGVRFGLTGSERSLALLAPALREATSGLSPSPGDAVPAWIINGIPSEEVGAIPCPADILPLLSPMEHLPVGREAGSGRCLFLDRVAEAAKALREGRCPRALVAAVDSLCFLPVLEELLAAGRLLSGPNPEGIIPGEAAGAILLEREESARKRGAPIYAFVSSRGHGIDPAPRTGGRPSQGRGLTEAFFQAFDGLPTTGGEMGLVVADLNGERQRALGWAVTEERVFGPSHRERQLWLPAFSVGECGAALGVVQTVVAVAALAKDLANGEQVALCSSDDGGETRVLCLDQGDFADRHALNRWRRERQAKTNERVT
- the tssA gene encoding type VI secretion system protein TssA, whose amino-acid sequence is MPSVDPCWRWSAFGKHPAAADYFRLGEDSPFVEGLAAWVENGYRHLISRHEATMPFCSWRFWARGFGRDSLVLGVVRLSSDSLGRSYPLLIMGSGPLEGWEEQWDLLPFACEPSWCQIEYLATHSFDGLKHVGEELRRVRPPGSDWDELAERRRGLNRLGSPLDPYASFLDIPSLERLVAEHSGREEFSVRLDRGPVHDKITLVSLWHLLTKRTVKGVPHTLFMGGNLEHSFLASFRRALAPGDFLHLWSAPEAGGWHDSIGTGHALDIASIGKEPVCPERPAGEDIRYDPLFDALQAEVDKLTSPAVAGAVDWERVVHMAADILATRSKDLLVASYLAVGLVQTRGGDGLALGLTVWRDLLERFWCTLYPTRTRGRQRSVEWWLDRTVIALHHQGNWSLPPEQHGIVLETLGAIDRFLGERLEDAPSLTKLRQLLADMAPEGGEETAPEAVVATPAQAEAPATGLFAPPRQTAAPAVEPPCQAIATGSSLQMLEEALRQVGEAAGALIQQDPAAPVSYRLSRLAAWGKVTELPPSINGRTRIPPPERQVLTLLQELASHGDGEALLKAAEARLPQFIFWLDLSRLTAKALCRLGDRFAAAREAVCAETAAFVGRLPALPDLTFADGTPFAAPETRQWLTGLAQRGASVADCPAVGHNDGRAAAIAREVEEAQALIRDGKLLEAVERFQKQLGNGASRKERLHWRLALAQLLVNTNRAKLALPHLEQVVADIEAFGLEEYDPALALRGLKLAWAGFDSQIEPRFKEKAADALHRIARLDPVEMVRLTKG